One region of Chryseobacterium muglaense genomic DNA includes:
- a CDS encoding DUF5458 family protein, whose product MDSKLQAAEGQQHSQQQQAGRPKGNPLEELNKIGGFGFIESVVDGIANMNPTRKARKEIFLNDGNKTDERKELLQKINLWVELLNSNDPAEKMADTCKNKAQQADQNLKVNLKNSLDAVRQLETSYRTVAQFYKNTELDKVDNVSIVNASLDQVSDLDNPIFIDAIADEFKSYYDRLDLRDNYSILAIPGYLGSNKVVEKWAKICNENKVMMVTDFANLDKPDDVVDLFHSANLTGGELHRSNVIMTCNWLVGRGRAEEVGEEENVELPPSTSLAGKIHKTLMSQVAAGKKHGNINEVDAVKFELKKSEISQLEKMGLVPMVNEYGKIMAFSAKTLFTGDNIGLQTYSVVRVFDYVTKVLLDFLNRRAFENWNAKNEDDLRRQIVSFLDGIKGADKLIEKFKIVRFEQDKVNKDRVWLDIRLTPYFPTKSFVIKLDGHKGDDGNEWDAEYIQD is encoded by the coding sequence ATGGATAGTAAATTACAGGCTGCAGAAGGCCAACAACATAGTCAACAGCAGCAAGCTGGAAGACCTAAAGGAAATCCGCTTGAAGAATTAAATAAAATCGGAGGTTTTGGCTTTATAGAATCTGTCGTAGACGGAATCGCCAATATGAACCCAACCAGAAAAGCAAGAAAAGAAATTTTCCTGAATGATGGCAATAAAACCGATGAGCGAAAAGAGCTTTTACAGAAAATCAATCTGTGGGTAGAGCTTTTAAACAGCAATGATCCTGCTGAAAAAATGGCAGATACATGCAAAAACAAAGCACAACAGGCTGATCAAAATTTGAAAGTAAATCTTAAAAACTCTCTTGATGCAGTTCGTCAACTAGAAACTTCATACAGAACGGTTGCTCAGTTTTATAAAAATACAGAGCTTGACAAAGTAGATAATGTGAGCATTGTGAATGCAAGCTTAGATCAGGTTTCAGACTTAGATAACCCTATATTTATTGATGCCATTGCTGATGAGTTTAAAAGTTATTACGATCGTTTAGATTTAAGAGATAATTATTCTATTTTGGCTATTCCGGGATATTTGGGATCTAATAAAGTAGTTGAAAAATGGGCAAAGATCTGTAACGAAAACAAAGTAATGATGGTTACCGATTTTGCTAATCTTGATAAGCCGGATGACGTTGTAGATCTATTCCATTCTGCCAATCTTACAGGTGGTGAATTGCACAGAAGTAATGTCATTATGACTTGTAACTGGTTAGTGGGTCGTGGTAGAGCAGAAGAAGTAGGAGAAGAAGAAAATGTAGAACTTCCACCGTCAACTTCATTGGCAGGAAAAATTCATAAAACTTTAATGTCTCAGGTTGCAGCCGGTAAAAAACACGGTAATATCAACGAAGTAGACGCTGTGAAATTTGAATTGAAGAAAAGTGAAATTTCTCAGTTGGAAAAAATGGGATTGGTTCCTATGGTCAATGAATACGGTAAAATCATGGCATTCTCTGCAAAAACTTTGTTTACGGGAGACAACATTGGTCTTCAGACGTATTCTGTAGTTCGTGTATTCGATTATGTAACTAAAGTTTTACTAGATTTCTTAAACAGAAGAGCTTTCGAAAACTGGAATGCAAAAAACGAAGATGATTTGAGAAGACAAATTGTGAGTTTCTTAGACGGTATCAAAGGAGCAGATAAATTGATCGAGAAGTTTAAAATTGTACGTTTCGAGCAGGATAAAGTGAATAAAGACAGAGTTTGGCTAGATATCAGACTGACTCCTTATTTTCCAACAAAAAGCTTTGTAATCAAACTTGACGGTCACAAAGGAGATGACGGTAACGAGTGGGATGCTGAATATATCCAGGATTAA
- a CDS encoding type VI secretion system contractile sheath small subunit — MAMFNYGVGGNEVKVDANEAIQEIQENKSLIVSQLTTDETYVPEIVTGLKTVDDVFRHFQPSVAVQHETEEGTVVEEEFRFQNLADFTPKNLVQKSNYLQQLSMEQEQYNKIVRQLKTNKILRNMLENEQTRAAFIEALKDVAQELEK, encoded by the coding sequence ATGGCAATGTTTAATTATGGTGTTGGCGGAAACGAAGTCAAGGTTGACGCTAATGAAGCTATTCAGGAAATCCAGGAGAACAAATCTCTTATTGTAAGCCAGCTTACTACAGATGAAACTTATGTTCCCGAAATTGTAACAGGATTAAAAACCGTAGATGATGTTTTCAGACATTTTCAGCCTTCTGTCGCTGTACAGCACGAAACAGAGGAAGGAACTGTAGTAGAAGAAGAATTCCGTTTTCAAAATCTTGCAGACTTTACTCCCAAAAATCTTGTTCAGAAATCAAATTACCTTCAGCAGCTCAGCATGGAGCAGGAACAGTACAATAAAATCGTGCGTCAGCTGAAAACCAATAAGATTCTTCGCAATATGTTGGAAAATGAGCAGACCAGAGCTGCTTTTATTGAAGCATTGAAAGATGTCGCACAAGAACTTGAAAAATAA
- a CDS encoding PfkB family carbohydrate kinase: MKLLVVGSVAFDAIETPFGKTDKILGGAATYIGITSSILGVKSGIVSVVGGDFPQEYLDMFTNREVNIEGLEIVKEGKTFFWSGKYHNDLNTRDTLATEVNVLENFDPKIPESMQDAEILLLGNLHPGVQLSVLEKMNTRPKLVILDTMNFWMDSAMDILKDMIAKTDVISINDEEARQLSGEYSLVKAAKKIHTMGPDYVIIKKGEHGALLFHDNKVFAIPALPLEEVFDPTGAGDTFAGGFAAYLAKKGKFDFETMKSALIVGSAMASFTVEKFGTERIEEVEEADIHNRLQQFKELTTFNVELQ, encoded by the coding sequence ATGAAACTTTTAGTCGTAGGAAGCGTGGCATTTGATGCAATTGAGACGCCGTTTGGGAAAACAGATAAAATTTTAGGTGGAGCAGCTACTTATATCGGGATTACATCTTCTATTTTAGGAGTAAAATCTGGAATTGTATCTGTAGTTGGAGGAGATTTTCCACAGGAATATCTTGACATGTTTACCAACAGAGAAGTAAACATCGAAGGATTAGAAATTGTAAAAGAAGGAAAAACGTTTTTCTGGTCAGGTAAATACCACAATGACCTAAATACAAGAGATACTTTAGCGACTGAAGTAAATGTTTTGGAGAATTTTGATCCAAAAATTCCTGAATCTATGCAAGATGCAGAGATTTTGTTATTAGGAAACCTTCACCCTGGAGTTCAGCTTTCTGTACTTGAAAAAATGAATACACGTCCTAAATTGGTTATTTTAGATACCATGAATTTCTGGATGGATTCTGCTATGGATATTCTGAAAGATATGATTGCTAAAACTGATGTTATCAGCATCAACGACGAAGAAGCAAGACAGCTTTCAGGTGAATATTCTTTGGTAAAAGCAGCTAAGAAAATTCACACAATGGGACCTGATTATGTAATTATCAAAAAAGGAGAGCACGGTGCTTTATTGTTCCATGATAATAAAGTATTCGCAATTCCTGCACTTCCTTTAGAAGAAGTTTTTGATCCGACTGGAGCTGGAGATACTTTCGCAGGAGGTTTTGCAGCTTATTTAGCTAAAAAAGGCAAATTCGATTTCGAAACAATGAAGTCTGCATTAATCGTAGGTTCTGCAATGGCTTCTTTCACGGTTGAAAAATTTGGTACTGAAAGAATTGAGGAAGTTGAGGAAGCTGATATTCATAACAGATTACAGCAATTTAAAGAATTGACAACTTTTAACGTTGAATTGCAGTAA
- the gldD gene encoding gliding motility lipoprotein GldD — protein sequence MIKKVIFIFVSMLIISCGKEDNPKPYGELRLEYPAPKYHKFEPNCLYSFDVSDYAKIYDAKKPCWYYLNYPKMKAKIFLTYYPINNDFAQQIMETEKMVYKHTVKASSIDTKSFEYPEKKVYGNFYELKGQAASNLQFYATDSTKHFVTGYLYFNSRPKPDSLAPAIDYIKKDMMHLLDTFEWKK from the coding sequence ATGATTAAAAAAGTCATTTTTATTTTTGTTTCGATGTTGATTATTTCGTGCGGAAAAGAAGATAATCCAAAGCCTTACGGCGAACTAAGATTAGAGTATCCTGCACCAAAATATCATAAATTTGAGCCTAACTGTCTGTATTCTTTTGACGTTTCAGATTATGCTAAAATTTATGATGCAAAGAAACCTTGTTGGTATTATCTGAACTATCCGAAAATGAAGGCAAAGATTTTCCTTACGTATTACCCAATCAACAATGATTTTGCGCAACAGATTATGGAAACCGAAAAAATGGTTTACAAACATACGGTGAAAGCAAGTTCTATCGATACAAAATCTTTCGAATATCCTGAGAAAAAAGTCTACGGAAATTTTTATGAGCTGAAAGGTCAGGCTGCATCCAATCTGCAGTTTTATGCAACCGACAGTACAAAACATTTCGTAACAGGATATTTATATTTCAATTCTAGACCAAAACCAGATTCTTTAGCTCCTGCAATAGATTATATCAAAAAAGATATGATGCACTTGCTGGATACTTTTGAATGGAAAAAATAA
- the mutY gene encoding A/G-specific adenine glycosylase codes for MEKNKKNSDFLHIGNKLLKWYDKNARDLPFRKTKDPYKIWICEIVFQQTRIAQGLNHYNNFIERFPNVKTLAESPEDEVLLYWKGLGYYSRAINIHKASQQIINDYNGIFPSDYDEILKLKGIGKYTAAAVSSICFGGKMPAVDGNFYRVLSRIFADNFDISNSKAFNYFSELSAFIMPENVGDFNQAMMDLGSEICKPKNPLCGECPVNNDCLAFSLNKISEFPVKTKKVKAQDLDLKYYFVHRNGQFLIQQRKDDFIWKKLFEFPPTISDDLNPFIKSVKIVNHKLTHKNLSIEIFNVEVDSQTAWENFIIQNNYMVTDVEASHERSFPKPLENYIQNYEEAYRIF; via the coding sequence TTGGAAAAGAATAAAAAGAACTCAGACTTTCTTCACATCGGGAACAAGCTGTTGAAGTGGTATGATAAAAATGCGAGAGATTTACCGTTCAGAAAAACCAAAGATCCTTATAAGATTTGGATTTGTGAGATTGTTTTTCAGCAAACCAGAATCGCTCAGGGTTTAAATCATTATAATAATTTCATCGAAAGATTTCCCAACGTTAAAACTTTGGCAGAATCTCCTGAAGATGAGGTTTTATTGTATTGGAAAGGTTTGGGATATTATTCGCGTGCCATCAATATTCATAAGGCGTCGCAACAAATTATCAACGATTATAACGGGATTTTCCCTTCCGATTATGACGAAATTTTAAAACTAAAAGGAATTGGCAAATATACTGCTGCAGCCGTTTCCAGCATTTGTTTTGGTGGAAAAATGCCAGCAGTCGATGGAAATTTTTACCGTGTTTTAAGCCGAATTTTTGCAGATAATTTTGATATTTCCAATTCTAAAGCTTTCAATTATTTTTCTGAATTATCGGCTTTTATTATGCCTGAAAATGTGGGCGATTTTAATCAGGCGATGATGGATTTAGGCTCGGAAATCTGCAAACCAAAAAATCCTTTGTGTGGAGAATGTCCTGTAAATAATGATTGTCTGGCTTTTTCGCTGAATAAAATCTCAGAATTCCCTGTTAAAACCAAGAAAGTAAAAGCACAGGATTTAGATTTAAAATATTATTTCGTTCACAGAAACGGACAGTTTTTAATTCAGCAAAGAAAAGACGATTTTATCTGGAAAAAATTATTTGAATTTCCACCGACGATTTCTGATGATTTAAATCCATTTATTAAAAGCGTAAAAATAGTTAATCACAAACTCACCCACAAAAATTTAAGCATAGAAATTTTTAATGTTGAGGTTGACTCCCAAACAGCTTGGGAAAACTTTATTATTCAGAACAATTATATGGTAACAGATGTTGAAGCTTCTCATGAAAGATCTTTTCCAAAACCTTTGGAAAATTATATTCAAAACTACGAAGAGGCTTACAGGATTTTTTAA
- a CDS encoding peptidylprolyl isomerase → MTNKLKITFLLGVFTMLFSGNINAQLKKGQLVDGIAAVIGDEIVLESDVEEQLNYGKQQGASTTDRCEFLENLINNKLLVYEAKRDTLIESRSAAIKEGVNAKFNQLLGQFPDEKSMLAAYKFRNQYEMKNAIEKIDTDQYYGQAKYARITEKADVTPNEVTDFFNLYKSQLPEIKDEVSLSQIMMYPKLTEAHKDELINKLKKIKADIAGGESFESQARIYSEDKGTAPNGGLMKNIFKGQMVKPFEAAALNLQEGEISDPVESEFGYHIIELVKKSGKVYDARHILLMATPTDAEITTAKQKLDSIRGLILAEKMSFKEAAFKFSDDKKTKFNAGVITGGDGSSKIERESIPGVISYELAGLNKNDITTAFDDEDERQRKVVKLIKIEDVIPAHQITLETDYDRIKQMALNKKKSEMIEKFVNSKLPTTFISIDGRYDSCDFKGNWKKESLTK, encoded by the coding sequence ATGACAAATAAACTAAAAATCACTTTCCTTTTGGGAGTTTTCACGATGTTGTTCTCAGGAAACATCAATGCTCAGCTAAAGAAAGGACAGTTGGTAGACGGTATTGCGGCAGTAATTGGTGATGAAATCGTTTTGGAATCTGATGTTGAAGAGCAGCTGAATTACGGAAAACAGCAGGGTGCTTCAACCACTGATAGATGTGAGTTTTTGGAAAACTTAATTAATAATAAACTTTTGGTGTACGAAGCTAAAAGAGATACGTTGATTGAAAGCCGTTCTGCAGCGATTAAAGAAGGTGTAAATGCAAAATTTAACCAGCTTTTAGGTCAGTTTCCCGATGAAAAGTCGATGCTGGCTGCTTACAAGTTCAGAAATCAGTATGAGATGAAAAATGCCATCGAAAAAATTGATACTGATCAATATTACGGACAGGCAAAGTACGCAAGAATCACAGAAAAAGCTGATGTTACTCCTAACGAAGTGACCGATTTTTTCAATTTATATAAATCTCAGCTTCCTGAAATAAAGGATGAGGTTTCTCTTTCTCAGATCATGATGTATCCTAAATTAACGGAAGCTCATAAAGATGAATTGATTAACAAGCTTAAAAAAATCAAAGCAGACATCGCTGGAGGTGAAAGTTTTGAAAGCCAGGCAAGAATCTATTCTGAAGATAAAGGAACTGCTCCCAATGGAGGTTTGATGAAAAATATCTTTAAAGGACAAATGGTAAAGCCTTTCGAAGCTGCAGCATTAAACTTACAGGAAGGTGAAATTTCAGACCCTGTAGAATCTGAGTTTGGATATCATATTATTGAGTTGGTTAAAAAGTCTGGTAAAGTTTATGACGCAAGACATATTCTTTTAATGGCTACCCCTACAGATGCGGAAATTACTACAGCAAAACAAAAATTAGATAGTATCAGAGGTTTAATTTTAGCTGAAAAAATGAGTTTTAAAGAAGCTGCATTTAAGTTTTCAGATGATAAAAAAACGAAATTCAATGCGGGTGTTATTACCGGCGGAGATGGTTCTAGTAAAATCGAAAGAGAAAGCATTCCGGGAGTAATCAGTTATGAACTTGCTGGTCTTAATAAAAATGATATTACCACTGCTTTTGATGATGAAGACGAAAGACAAAGAAAAGTGGTGAAATTGATTAAAATTGAAGATGTTATTCCTGCTCACCAGATTACTTTAGAAACAGATTACGACAGAATCAAACAGATGGCTCTTAATAAGAAAAAAAGTGAAATGATTGAAAAGTTTGTTAATTCTAAACTTCCAACCACATTTATTTCTATAGACGGTCGATATGATTCTTGTGATTTTAAAGGGAACTGGAAAAAAGAATCTCTTACAAAATAA